GACCGCTGAGGCTCAGTTGTTCGCCCATGGACGTTTGCGAGTTGCTGCTGACACCGAGCAGGGCCTGGGGGCCGTTGCGGTTGTCTTCGGTGGTGCTCAAGGTGCTGGTGAACGGTTTGCGGCTGGCCTGGGCGACGAGTGTCGTGGCGCCGTCGGTGGTGCCCGGCGGTGGCACCTGGGCCTGGAGGGTCACGCCGGGAATGCGCGTCATCAACGTGGTGTAGCGCTCGAAGGTTTTGCGGGTCAGCGGCCGTTCGGCCTGGATTTTCGCCGCCAGTTTGTCGAGCAGGCCTTTGACCCGGCCAACATCGCCCTGCATCTGCACGTCGCGGACATAGCCTTCGACCAGCACCACCCGCGCCACGCCGTCATCGAAATTCTGTTGTGGCAAGAAGGCGTAGGACAGCAGGTAGCCGTCCTGTTGGTAGCGGCGGGTAATGTTGCGTGTCGCTTCTATCAGGTCGGCGAGGCTGGCCTCGCGGCCGATCAGTGGCTTGTAGATATCGGCCAGTTCGTTGAGTGGATAGATTGTCCCGCCTTCGATCTGCACGGTCTTGAGATTGACTTTGGTCTCCATCAACAACGGTTGCGCGGCGGTCGCGCCGGGGTCAGGCACTTGCAGCGGCGCGGCGGCCGGGCGATAGGCATCGGCCGGCAGGTTGGGCACGGGCAGGTTGCGGATGGTTTCGTTGCTATTGAGAAAGCTGGGCAGGGTGTCGGCGAGGGCGGTGGAACTGAGACTGAGGAACAACAGGGATGCCATAACGCGCATAGGACACTCCATGGTCAGATCACAGCGAGGGCTGATTTTTTCCTAAGAAAAAAGCGGAAGACTCGTGGGAATCTTCCGCCTTCAACCAAGCGTAGGCGCTGTAGGTGAGGCCGTCGAATCGGCCAGGTGCAATTTAGCGTTTGTTTCCTCCCAGGGTGCCGGTCAAGCCACCAAGTACGCCGCCCAATCCGCCAGTGGTGCCGCCCGTTGTGGTGCCACCGTTGACCAGACCGCCGACCGCTGCGACTGTGCCGCCGACGTTAGTGACCAAGCCACCGACAGCGGTAGTGACCGGGTTGTTAGTGGCAGCAATCGCGCCACCGACGTTGCTGACCGCGCCGCCGACCTGGCCGGTGAGCCCCGCGACTGGCGAGCCGAGGCCGGTCGCCGCGCCGAGTTGTTGGGTCACGTTGGTGACGCCACTGGTGACTGGGTTCAAAGCTCCGCCCAATGTGGCGCCGACAGTGGCCAATGGTGAGGTTGTGGCTGTGATCGGCGTGCCCGAGCCACCCAGAACGGTGTTCAGTGAGGCGACGGTATTGCCGAGCCCGGCAGTGGTGACACCACCGGCACTGACCACGCCATTGGTGTTACCCGCGTTCAAACCTGTGCCAACGTTGACGACTGCGCCGCCGACAGTTTGCAGTAAGCCAGTGCCGCCGAGGCCACCGCCGATACCGCCAGTCCCTGAACCGGTGCCGTTGGACACCAAACCGCCAGCCTTGCCCGCCGCCGTGCCGACATTGCTCAGTGCGCCGCCGAGGGTGTTGGTCAGGGCATTGCCGTTACCCGCGTCGGTGACTTTGTCGCCGACACCATCAACGGTGCTGCCGACTTTCTGGATCACGCCTTTGAGCGGGTCGCCCAGACCGGTGGCATCACCGATTTTGTCGGTGGTGCTTTCAACCATGGCAATCACCGGCACCAGGCCGCTGCCGACTTTATTGGTCAATTGACTCGTCGGGCCATTGCTGAGGGTGGTGTTGAGGGTATCGCCGAGCATGGTGACTTTCTCGCCAACGCCATCGAGTACCGGAGTCACTTTGGTGACCACGCCGCCGACCACGGGAACGCTGCTGGTCGCGGTGGCCAGTTTGCCGCTGAGGTCGGACACGCCATCGCCGACATCCGTTACGACGCCACCGACCGAGGCCACCGTGGTGGTCAGGCCTTTGGGGTCAGTGGCCAGCTTGCCGATGCCATTGGTCACGCCATCGCCCAACGTCGTGACGACGTTACCGGCGGTGTTGGCCGCGCTCTGCACTACGCCACCGACCACAGGCACGGTGCTCAAGGAGTCACCAATCTGGCCGACGCCGTCGCCGACGCCGCTGACCGTTTTGCCGACATCCTGCACAAGGGTGGTCGTCACCAGGGCAGCCGGGGTGGATGGATTGGTCGGGTCAGTCGGGTCTGTCGGATTGGTTGGGTTGGTTGGATCGGTCGGGGTGCCGCCGGTTCCACCGGTACCGCCTGTCCCACCGGTTCCACCTGTACCGGCAGTATCTCCGGTGCCTCCGGTTCCGCCTGTGCCTCCGGTACCATCGGTGCTGGTTGCCGGAGAGGAACTGCCGGAACTGCTCTTATGACCGCCACCGCCGCTGCTGCAACCGGTGAGGCCGAGGGAGAGAATCAATGCCAGAGCGATTGCCGATTTGCACCACACGTCTTGAGTTTTCATGATCGAGATTCCTTGCACCTGTAACAACATTCGTCGTTTTCGATGGCTCGCCGATCTGTTGTCGGTGATGCCTCGTCCGTGGTGCCAATCTCGATCCGGGGGCGGATTCACGCCATTCTCAAGTTGGTATTAACGCCTTTATATATAAGGAGATGTGCAGCGCCTAAGGACTAATACCCAGGATATAAACGCGCAAAAAAAAGCCTTGGGAATCAAGGCCAGGTGTTTTGTACAGGAGGCGAGCGGGCTGCGGGAAAACTTAAGTTATATACCCAATTTACGAGTTTTCCCGTGCCCGTGAGATCAGGCGATCGGCTGCCAATGACCCGCCATGTGCTCCAGATCCCCCGCACCCACCAGCCGCAGTTCCCCACTCGACCCCGCCGCGCTCGCCAGCAACGTCACTTCGCTCGGCAATCGCACCGGTTTGCGAAAGTGCACAGTGATCTCCAGATTGGCCTTGGGCAAATGATCGGCCAGTGCCGCCAGCGTGCGCGCCTTGTTCCACAAGCCGTGGGCGATGGCCGTGGGGAAACCGAACAACTTGGCACTGGCCGCACTCAAGTGGATCGGGTTGTAGTCGCCTGACACCTTGGCGTACTGCCGGCCAATGTCTGCCGGGGCTTGCCACTTCGCTATTTCCACCAACGCTTGTGTCGACTCCCAGCTCTGCTCGACAGGTTCGCCATCGAGTTTCACCCCACGGCAGAGCATCTGACTCTCGGCTTCCCACAACGGCCCGAGTTGATCATCAAGAGTGGTCAGCAGATCGAACGTTGCACCCTTGGGATGCGCCTGCAAGTTGTGCACGCGGACGCTGACTTGCGCACGACTGATCCCACCCATCGGTCGCAGCACGCGAATGCGGTTGCTCAGATGAATCAGCCCCAGCAGCGGGAACGGAAAATCCTTCGCCGTGAGCAATTGCATCTGCAAGGCAAACGCGAGGATGTGTGGATAAGTCGGCGGCAACAGACCGTCGTCGGCAAAACCACAGACCTTGCGGTAGTTCGCCAGGCGTTTGCCATCGATATCGACTAAACAGCGCAGGCCGCTGTCGGGCAGTTGCGTGCCGGTGATTTTGCGACGCGTCGCCGCCCGCGCATACAACCCGGGCAGACTCGGTTCGCGATCCAGTGTGTGCCATTCGATGCTCATGCCTAAGCCCCCAGAACACTTTGTCCACAGACCCGCAGCGCCTGCCCGGTGAACGCGCCAGTACCCGGTTGCGCCAGCCACGCGACCGCTTCGGCGACGTCTTGCGGCAAACCGCCCTGGCCCAGCGAACTCATGCGCCGGCCGGCTTCACGCAGGCCGAAAGGAATGTGCGCGGTCATCTGCGTTTCGATGAACCCCGGTGCCACGGCGTTGATACTGATGCCGCGTTCCAGCAGCGTCGGCGCCCAGGCTTGCGCCAGACCGATCAAGCCGGCCTTGCTTGCGGCGTAGTTGGTTTGTCCGCGGTTGCCGGCGATGCCGCTGATCGAGGCCAGCAAAACCACCCGCGCGTTGTCGTGCAAGGTGCCGCTGTCGAGCAGGGCTTTGGTCAACACTTGCGGGGCATTGAGGTTGACCGCCAGCACTGCGTCCCAGAATTCCGGGGTCATGTTGGCCAGGGTCTTGTCGCGGGTGATCCCGGCGTTGTGCACCAGAATGTCGAGGCCATCCGGCAACTGTTCGATCAGTTGCGTGGCGGCGTCTTCGGCGCAGATATCGAGGGTGATGCTGCGCCCACCGAGGCGTGCGGCGAGGGCTTCGAGATCGGTCTTGGCCGGTGGCACGTCGAGCAGAATCACCTCAGCGCCGTCGCGCGCCAGGGTTTCGGCAATCGATGCGCCGATGCCGCGCGCTGCGCCTGTGACCAGCGCCTTGCGCCCGGCCAAGGGTCGTGTCCAGTCCGTCACGGGCGTGGCACACGCGGTCAGGCGAATCACTTGTCCGGACACGAAGGCACTTTTGGGCGAGAGGAAAAACCGCAGCGGGCCTTCCAGTTGGTCTTCGGCGCCTTCGCCAACATAGATCAATTGCAGGGTGCCGCCGCTGCGCAGCTCTTTGGCCAGCGAGCGGGAAAAACCTTCCAGGGCCCGTTGGGCACTGGCGGCGAACGGGTCGCGCAAAGTTTCCGGCGCACGGCCGAGAATCACCAGATGGGCACTGTGATCAAGATTCTTCATCAGGGGCTGAAAGAACTCGCGCAGCTGCTTGAGCTGGTCGGTGTGCTGCAAATCACTGGCGTCGAATACCACGGCTTTGAGTTTCGGGCCGAGGCCGGGAATCCATTCGGTGGCCGTCGCCGGTTGCTCGCCGTAGCGGTAGATCCCCTCGGTCAAACGGTTGGCAAACACGCTGATGCGCTCGGCCAATGGCCCGCCGCCGATCAGCAATGCACCTTCCACCGGCCGCAGGCGCCCGGCCTGCCAGCGCTCCAGTCGCACCGGCGACGGCAGGCCCAGTGCCCCGACCAAACGATGGCCGATGGACGAGTTGGCGAAGTCGATATAGCGGTCAGACATGGAACGCTCTCCAAAAGTTGGGGTTCAAAGTGTGGACTACTTACGGCAATCAATCGTTCGATCCACGCAATAAGGCCTACGCTAGAACAGCAGAGTAGACCACTGCCCTTGTGGGAGCTGGCTTGCCAGCGATGGCGGACTGTCTGCCACTTAAGGTGTTGGATATGCCGGCCCCATCGCTGGCAAGCCAGCACCCACAGGGTTTTATGTGAGCCTGGACATCTAAATAGGAGCTTTTCATGAGTCAGCTGCGCCGCGTCGCGATCATCGGCGGTAACCGTATCCCTTTCGCCCGTTCCAACGGACCGTACGCCGCTGCCAGCAATCAGGCGATGCTCACTGCAGCCCTCGAAGGCCTGATCGAACGCTACAACCTGCACGGCCAGCGCATCGGTGAGGTGGTGGCGGGGGCGGTACTTAAATTGTCACGGGATATGAACCTGAGCCGCGAATGCGTGCTCGGCTCGCGCCTGTCACCGGCCACCCCGGCCTATGACATCCAGCAAGCCTGCGGCACCGGCCTTGAAGCCGCGTTGCTGGTGGCCAACAAAATCGCCCTTGGCCAGATCGATTGCGGCATCGCTGGCGGCGTCGACACCACGTCGGACGCGCCGATCAGCGTCAGCGAAGGTCTGCGCAAGATTCTTCTGCAAGCCAACCGCGCCAAGACCACCGGCGACAAACTGAAGACTTTCCTGCAACTGCGCCCCAAACACCTGATCCCGGAATTCCCGCGCAACGGCGAAACGCGCACCGGCCTGTCGATGGGCGAACATTGTGAGCTGATGGCGCAGACCTGGAATATTCCTCGCGAAGATCAGGATCAATTGGCCCTCGAAAGCCATCACAAACTCGCCGCGTCCTACAGCGAGGGCTGGCATAACGACCTGATGACTCCGTTCCTCGGTCTGACCCGCGACAACAATTTGCGCCCTGATCTGACCCTGGAAAAACTCGCTTCGCTGAAACCGGCCTTCGAAAAAAGCGCCAAAGGCACGCTGACAGCGGGCAATTCCACGCCACTCACCGACGGCGCTTCCGTCGTGCTGCTCGGCAGTGAGGAATGGGCGAAGGAACGCGGCTTGCCTATCCTCGCCTATCTGCGCGATGGCGAAGCGGCAGCGGTGGATTTCGTCAACGGCGCCGAAGGCCTGCTGATGGCGCCGGTGTATGCGGTACCGCGATTGTTGGCGCGCAATGGCCTGACGTTGCAGGATTTCGATTATTACGAAATTCATGAAGCGTTCGCCGCGCAGGTTTTGTGCACGCTCAAGGCCTGGGAAGATCCCGAGTACTGTAAAACCCGACTGGGGCTGGAGGCGCCACTGGGTTCGATCGACCGTAGCCGACTCAACGTCAAGGGCAGTTCGCTGGCGGCAGGGCACCCGTTTGCCGCGACAGGCGCTCGGATTGTTGCGAATCTGGCCAAGTTGCTGGAGGCGGCGGGCAAGGGGCGGGGGTTGATTTCGATCTGTGCGGCGGGAGGGCAAGGCGTCACCGCGATCATCGAACGTTGACCGCATTCCCCTGTGGGAGCGGGCCGTGTCAGATTCTGTCGCAAATGCCCTCAACGTCGTTTGCCAACATTCACGACGGGCTCAGCTATGATTCGCAGCGGTCGATTTTCCGGCACAGTGTGTGCATCTTCACGGTTCACAGGTCGGCAACCCCTCCCCGTGATGCGAGGATTGCCGTATAACGAGTGACATTCGCGTGTTTGGTAATAAAGGACCCACAATAAAAGCTGATGAAGACTCCAAAACGCATTGAACCCCTGATCGAGGACGGTCTGGTCGACGAAGTGCTGCGCCCACTGATGAGTGGTAAAGAAGCAGCTGTTTATGTGGTGCGCTGCGGCAATCAGTTACGTTGCGCAAAGGTCTACAAGGAGGCGAACAAACGTAGTTTCCGCCAGGCGGCCGAGTATCAGGAAGGCCGCAAGGTTCGCAACAGCCGACAGGCTCGAGCGATGGCCAAGGGCTCCAAGTTCGGTCGCAAAGAGACCGAGGATGCCTGGCAGAACGCCGAGGTTGCGGCGCTGTTCCGTCTGGCCGGTGCCGGGGTGCGCGTGCCCAAGCCGTACGATTTTCTCGACGGCGTGCTGTTGATGGAACTGGTGGCCGACGAATTCGGCGATGCCGCGCCGCGTCTCAACGACGTGGTGCTGGAGCCGGATCAGGCGCGCGAGTATCACGCGTTCCTGATTTCGCAGATCGTGCTGATGTTGTGTACCGGTCTGGTGCACGGTGACCTCTCCGAGTTCAACGTGCTGCTGACACCGACGGGGCCGGTCATCATCGACCTGCCGCAAGCGGTGGATGCTGCGGGCAACAACCACGCGTTCAGCATGCTCGAGCGTGACGTTGGCAACATGGCTTCGTATTTTGGCCGTTTCGCGCCGGAACTGAAGAAGACCAAGTACGCCAAGGAAATGTGGGCGTTGTACGAAGCCGGCACCTTGCACCCGGCCAGCGTGCTGACCGGCGAGTTCGATGATCCGGAGGATCTGGCCGACGTCGGCGGGGTACTGCGCGAAATCGAAGCGGCGCGGCTGGATGAAGAGCGCAAGCAAGCGATTCGTGCGGCAGATGACGAGCCCAAGGGCAAGTCGGATGAACCGCCGCCGCCACCGTGGATGCAGTGACTGTTTAAAAAAACCGGCTTCGGCCGGTTTTTTTGTGCCTGCTGAATTTTTGATGCCACTGCCCTTGTAAGAGCTGCCGAAGGCTGCGATCTTTTGACCCTGGTTTTTAAAGGCAAGATCAGAAGATCGCAGCCTGCGGCAGCTCCTACAAGGAATGTATGTGAACGCCCCTTACAACGCTCACCTGATCATCACCGCCCGGCTGATTTCCGATTTCGGCGCCTTCCTCAACATGGTCGCGCTGGCGACTTACGTCTATCTGCTGAGCAATAGCGCGATGAGCGTCGGGATTTTTCTCGCCAGCCGCGTTGGTGGCGGAATTTTCGCCAGTCTGATCGGTACGCGTTTTTATCGACGCTTCAGCGGCCGTCTGCCGCTGATCGCATTCGATCTGCTGCGCGCCGGTGTGCTCGGTTTGCTGTTGATTGTGCCGGTCAGCCAGCAAGCGTTGCTGTTGCCGTTCATCGCGTTCGGCCTGGGCCTGGGCAATTCGATGTTCGCCATCGGCCTCAACAGTCAGTTGCCGCGTTTGATACCAGCAGAGCATTTACTCAAGACCAACGCCTGGATCACCTCGGCCTCATCGGCGGCGATGGTTTGCGGCAGTCTGGTGTCGGGATTGCTGGTGGCCGGTTTCGGTTTTGAAGTGGTGTTCGCGCTGAACGCGCTGACCTACATGCTGGCAGCGTTGTTGAT
The sequence above is drawn from the Pseudomonas sp. FP2196 genome and encodes:
- a CDS encoding collagen-like triple helix repeat-containing protein, coding for MKTQDVWCKSAIALALILSLGLTGCSSGGGGHKSSSGSSSPATSTDGTGGTGGTGGTGDTAGTGGTGGTGGTGGTGGTPTDPTNPTNPTDPTDPTNPSTPAALVTTTLVQDVGKTVSGVGDGVGQIGDSLSTVPVVGGVVQSAANTAGNVVTTLGDGVTNGIGKLATDPKGLTTTVASVGGVVTDVGDGVSDLSGKLATATSSVPVVGGVVTKVTPVLDGVGEKVTMLGDTLNTTLSNGPTSQLTNKVGSGLVPVIAMVESTTDKIGDATGLGDPLKGVIQKVGSTVDGVGDKVTDAGNGNALTNTLGGALSNVGTAAGKAGGLVSNGTGSGTGGIGGGLGGTGLLQTVGGAVVNVGTGLNAGNTNGVVSAGGVTTAGLGNTVASLNTVLGGSGTPITATTSPLATVGATLGGALNPVTSGVTNVTQQLGAATGLGSPVAGLTGQVGGAVSNVGGAIAATNNPVTTAVGGLVTNVGGTVAAVGGLVNGGTTTGGTTGGLGGVLGGLTGTLGGNKR
- a CDS encoding PA4780 family RIO1-like protein kinase — its product is MKTPKRIEPLIEDGLVDEVLRPLMSGKEAAVYVVRCGNQLRCAKVYKEANKRSFRQAAEYQEGRKVRNSRQARAMAKGSKFGRKETEDAWQNAEVAALFRLAGAGVRVPKPYDFLDGVLLMELVADEFGDAAPRLNDVVLEPDQAREYHAFLISQIVLMLCTGLVHGDLSEFNVLLTPTGPVIIDLPQAVDAAGNNHAFSMLERDVGNMASYFGRFAPELKKTKYAKEMWALYEAGTLHPASVLTGEFDDPEDLADVGGVLREIEAARLDEERKQAIRAADDEPKGKSDEPPPPPWMQ
- a CDS encoding 3-oxoacyl-ACP reductase, which gives rise to MSDRYIDFANSSIGHRLVGALGLPSPVRLERWQAGRLRPVEGALLIGGGPLAERISVFANRLTEGIYRYGEQPATATEWIPGLGPKLKAVVFDASDLQHTDQLKQLREFFQPLMKNLDHSAHLVILGRAPETLRDPFAASAQRALEGFSRSLAKELRSGGTLQLIYVGEGAEDQLEGPLRFFLSPKSAFVSGQVIRLTACATPVTDWTRPLAGRKALVTGAARGIGASIAETLARDGAEVILLDVPPAKTDLEALAARLGGRSITLDICAEDAATQLIEQLPDGLDILVHNAGITRDKTLANMTPEFWDAVLAVNLNAPQVLTKALLDSGTLHDNARVVLLASISGIAGNRGQTNYAASKAGLIGLAQAWAPTLLERGISINAVAPGFIETQMTAHIPFGLREAGRRMSSLGQGGLPQDVAEAVAWLAQPGTGAFTGQALRVCGQSVLGA
- a CDS encoding MaoC/PaaZ C-terminal domain-containing protein, whose protein sequence is MSIEWHTLDREPSLPGLYARAATRRKITGTQLPDSGLRCLVDIDGKRLANYRKVCGFADDGLLPPTYPHILAFALQMQLLTAKDFPFPLLGLIHLSNRIRVLRPMGGISRAQVSVRVHNLQAHPKGATFDLLTTLDDQLGPLWEAESQMLCRGVKLDGEPVEQSWESTQALVEIAKWQAPADIGRQYAKVSGDYNPIHLSAASAKLFGFPTAIAHGLWNKARTLAALADHLPKANLEITVHFRKPVRLPSEVTLLASAAGSSGELRLVGAGDLEHMAGHWQPIA
- a CDS encoding acetyl-CoA C-acetyltransferase — protein: MSQLRRVAIIGGNRIPFARSNGPYAAASNQAMLTAALEGLIERYNLHGQRIGEVVAGAVLKLSRDMNLSRECVLGSRLSPATPAYDIQQACGTGLEAALLVANKIALGQIDCGIAGGVDTTSDAPISVSEGLRKILLQANRAKTTGDKLKTFLQLRPKHLIPEFPRNGETRTGLSMGEHCELMAQTWNIPREDQDQLALESHHKLAASYSEGWHNDLMTPFLGLTRDNNLRPDLTLEKLASLKPAFEKSAKGTLTAGNSTPLTDGASVVLLGSEEWAKERGLPILAYLRDGEAAAVDFVNGAEGLLMAPVYAVPRLLARNGLTLQDFDYYEIHEAFAAQVLCTLKAWEDPEYCKTRLGLEAPLGSIDRSRLNVKGSSLAAGHPFAATGARIVANLAKLLEAAGKGRGLISICAAGGQGVTAIIER